One genomic window of Sodaliphilus pleomorphus includes the following:
- the alaS gene encoding alanine--tRNA ligase, whose translation MMTANEIRDSFKKFFESKGHVIVPSAPLVIKDDPTLMFTNAGMNQWKDIILGTKDPEPRRRTDSQKCLRVSGKHNDLEEVGHDTYHHTMFEMLGNWSFGDYFKEGAIDYAWEYLVDVLKLNPSDIYVTVFEGSPAEGIARDDEAAGYWAKHLPADHIIDGNKHDNFWEMGDTGPCGPCSEIHYDSRTPEQKAQVPGRELVNKDDPQVIEIWNIVFMQFNRKADGSLEPLSMHVIDTGMGFERLVRMLQGKHSNYDTDIFQPLIKKIGEISGKHYGESDDVDVAMRVVADHVRAVAFSIADGQLPSNAKAGYVIRRILRRAVRYGYTFLGLREAFMYRLVDTLVESMGQAYPELQAQSLLIKHVIKEEEDAFLRTLATGMKMIEGIVAEAKKAGKSHIDGAQAFTLYDTYGFPFDLTELILKENGLTVSEDEFNAEMAKQKERARNAARVEADDWVELREGHTEFVGYDLDECDTEILRYRKVTQKKNTFYQLVLSRTPFYAEMGGQVGDTGVLTCGDEKIEVVDTKRENNLPVHIVKRLPADVTETLHAAINVKARRATACNHTATHILDYALRKVLGSHVEQKGSYVDAKSLRFDFSHFQKVTPEELHQVELVANAMVRQAIPLEEYRDMPIDEARAMGAIALFGEKYGDKVRVVKYGPSVELCGGTHVPNTGNIGMIKILSESSIAAGIRRIEAITGQSVEDAIYALEKTMAKLKELLNNAPDLTAAVNKAVAENANLRKQVDGFVQDRIHALKEALCRDAREINGMRVVSLTGAVSADVVKGVAFAIKADAKPATVFLAATREGGRPMLTIMLSDDLVKEGLNAGKVVREAAKAIQGGGGGQPHFAQAGGRNADGLNAAMDKMKELLNVE comes from the coding sequence ATGATGACTGCTAATGAAATCCGCGACTCGTTCAAGAAATTCTTTGAGTCGAAAGGACACGTTATCGTCCCGTCGGCACCGCTGGTGATCAAGGACGACCCCACGCTCATGTTTACCAATGCAGGCATGAACCAGTGGAAGGATATCATACTGGGCACCAAGGATCCCGAACCACGCCGCCGCACCGACTCGCAGAAGTGCCTGCGCGTGAGCGGCAAGCACAACGACCTGGAGGAGGTGGGACACGACACCTACCACCACACCATGTTTGAGATGCTGGGCAACTGGAGCTTTGGCGACTATTTCAAGGAGGGCGCCATCGACTATGCCTGGGAGTATCTGGTCGATGTGCTCAAGCTCAACCCCAGCGACATCTATGTGACCGTGTTTGAGGGGAGCCCCGCCGAGGGCATTGCCCGCGACGACGAGGCCGCCGGCTACTGGGCCAAGCACCTGCCTGCCGACCACATCATCGACGGCAACAAGCACGACAACTTCTGGGAGATGGGCGACACCGGTCCCTGCGGTCCGTGCTCTGAGATACACTACGACTCGCGCACGCCCGAGCAGAAGGCTCAGGTGCCCGGCCGTGAGCTGGTCAACAAAGACGACCCACAGGTGATCGAGATATGGAACATCGTGTTCATGCAGTTCAACCGCAAGGCCGACGGCAGCCTCGAGCCCCTCTCGATGCACGTCATCGACACGGGCATGGGCTTTGAGCGCCTTGTGCGCATGCTGCAGGGCAAGCACTCCAACTACGACACCGACATATTCCAGCCCCTCATCAAGAAGATAGGCGAAATCTCGGGCAAGCACTATGGCGAGAGCGACGATGTGGATGTGGCCATGCGTGTGGTGGCCGACCACGTGCGCGCCGTGGCTTTCAGCATTGCCGACGGGCAGTTGCCCAGCAACGCCAAGGCTGGCTACGTGATACGCCGCATCTTGCGCCGCGCCGTGCGCTACGGCTACACCTTCCTGGGCCTGCGCGAGGCCTTCATGTACCGCCTCGTCGACACGCTCGTCGAGTCGATGGGCCAGGCCTATCCCGAGTTGCAGGCACAATCGTTGCTCATCAAGCACGTGATCAAGGAGGAGGAAGACGCCTTCTTGCGCACCCTGGCCACAGGCATGAAGATGATCGAGGGCATCGTGGCCGAGGCCAAGAAGGCTGGCAAGTCGCACATCGACGGCGCCCAGGCCTTCACCCTCTACGACACCTATGGCTTCCCCTTCGACCTCACCGAGCTCATCTTGAAAGAAAACGGGCTCACAGTGAGCGAGGACGAGTTCAACGCCGAGATGGCCAAGCAGAAGGAGCGTGCCCGCAACGCTGCCCGTGTTGAGGCCGACGACTGGGTGGAGCTGCGTGAGGGCCACACCGAGTTTGTGGGCTACGACCTCGACGAGTGCGACACCGAGATACTGCGCTACCGCAAGGTGACGCAGAAGAAGAACACCTTCTACCAGCTGGTGCTCTCGCGCACGCCATTCTATGCCGAGATGGGCGGCCAGGTGGGCGACACGGGTGTGCTCACTTGCGGCGACGAGAAGATCGAGGTAGTCGACACCAAGCGTGAAAACAACTTGCCAGTGCACATCGTGAAGCGCTTGCCCGCCGACGTGACCGAGACCCTGCATGCCGCCATCAACGTCAAGGCCCGCCGTGCCACTGCTTGCAACCACACAGCCACCCACATCCTCGACTATGCCCTGCGCAAGGTGCTGGGCAGCCACGTGGAGCAGAAGGGATCCTATGTCGACGCCAAGTCGCTGCGCTTCGACTTCTCCCACTTCCAGAAGGTGACCCCCGAGGAGCTGCACCAGGTGGAGCTGGTGGCCAACGCCATGGTGCGCCAGGCCATCCCGCTCGAGGAGTACCGCGACATGCCCATCGACGAGGCCCGCGCCATGGGCGCCATCGCCCTCTTTGGTGAGAAATATGGCGACAAGGTGCGTGTGGTGAAATACGGCCCCAGCGTGGAGCTGTGCGGCGGCACCCATGTGCCCAACACGGGCAACATAGGCATGATCAAGATTTTGAGCGAGAGCAGCATCGCAGCCGGCATACGCCGCATCGAGGCCATCACCGGCCAAAGCGTTGAAGACGCCATCTATGCTCTCGAGAAAACTATGGCAAAACTCAAGGAGCTGCTCAACAATGCCCCCGACCTCACTGCCGCAGTCAACAAGGCCGTGGCCGAGAATGCCAACCTGCGCAAGCAGGTCGACGGCTTTGTGCAAGACCGCATACATGCCCTCAAGGAGGCCCTGTGCCGCGATGCCAGGGAGATAAATGGCATGCGCGTGGTGAGCCTCACGGGTGCTGTCTCGGCCGACGTGGTCAAGGGCGTGGCTTTTGCCATCAAGGCCGATGCCAAACCTGCCACAGTGTTTCTGGCTGCCACCCGCGAGGGCGGCAGGCCCATGCTCACCATCATGCTCAGCGACGACCTGGTGAAAGAGGGCCTCAATGCCGGCAAGGTGGTGCGCGAGGCTGCCAAAGCCATCCAGGGCGGCGGCGGCGGTCAGCCGCACTTTGCACAAGCCGGCGGTCGCAACGCCGACGGCTTGAATGCAGCCATGGACAAGATGAAGGAGCTGCTCAACGTCGAGTAG
- a CDS encoding MerR family transcriptional regulator, with protein MEELTKRFYRIGDVAEILGIPASTLRYWEKEFTIIKPTRSAKNIRLYTPKDIETIKMIYYLVKEKGLKLDAAQAMIRRNREGVSKRFEVVERLKRVRDQLKAFNKALLEASKAGH; from the coding sequence ATGGAAGAATTGACCAAACGTTTCTACCGCATAGGCGATGTAGCCGAGATACTCGGCATTCCCGCCTCGACGTTGCGCTACTGGGAGAAGGAGTTCACCATCATCAAGCCCACACGCAGCGCCAAAAACATAAGGCTCTACACGCCCAAAGACATCGAGACCATCAAGATGATCTACTACCTGGTCAAGGAGAAGGGCTTGAAGCTCGATGCCGCCCAGGCCATGATAAGGCGCAACCGCGAGGGCGTGTCCAAGCGCTTCGAGGTGGTGGAGCGCCTCAAGAGGGTGCGCGACCAGCTCAAGGCCTTCAACAAGGCGCTGCTCGAGGCCTCCAAGGCCGGGCATTGA
- a CDS encoding DUF3127 domain-containing protein, which yields MEAIGKIIVKLPAQQGTSRAGNQWSKQEYVLETAEAYPKKIFFSFFGDKANQYPLEVGQQVKVSFDIDSHEYNGRWFTNINAWKAEPYEPSAAPAPAPAPGAPVAAPAPAAPAPGAPVDFGGGSSDDLPF from the coding sequence ATGGAAGCAATAGGAAAAATCATCGTTAAATTGCCGGCACAGCAAGGCACCTCCAGGGCTGGCAACCAGTGGAGCAAGCAAGAATATGTGCTCGAGACCGCCGAGGCCTATCCCAAGAAAATCTTCTTCAGTTTCTTCGGCGACAAGGCCAATCAGTATCCGCTCGAGGTGGGACAGCAAGTGAAAGTGAGCTTCGACATCGACAGCCATGAGTACAATGGCCGCTGGTTTACCAACATCAATGCCTGGAAGGCCGAGCCCTATGAGCCGTCGGCTGCTCCGGCGCCTGCGCCTGCTCCAGGTGCGCCCGTCGCAGCTCCGGCACCGGCAGCACCTGCTCCAGGGGCCCCTGTCGACTTTGGCGGCGGCTCGAGCGATGACCTGCCCTTCTGA
- a CDS encoding S41 family peptidase has protein sequence MQQSSSRIILLALGLLLLLSACHEQEEFSNDAQGNFDALWTIIDEHYTFFKYKNIDWDSVGNVYRAKLAPGMSAGELFDLCGDMLKELKDGHTNLISGSDVSRYWIWEQYPVNYDRRVIDEHYLNFDYRNVSGIKYQILSNNLGYMYYGSFENKIGDGNLDAILSYLASSDGLIIDVRNNGGGYLTNVETLVKRFITGKTMVGSLSHKTGPGHDDFSKPYDYYFTPDAGRVHYSKPVVVLCNRASFSAANNFVSIMKHLPGVTIVGDTTGGGCGLPFTADLPCGWSVRFSAAQIRDASGELTEFGVAPDCEVNITDADKQAGRDTILDTAMAILAAQH, from the coding sequence ATGCAACAATCGTCATCACGCATCATCCTGCTCGCCCTGGGCTTGCTCCTGCTGCTCTCGGCCTGCCACGAGCAAGAGGAGTTTTCCAACGACGCCCAGGGCAACTTCGACGCCCTGTGGACCATCATCGACGAGCATTACACCTTCTTTAAGTACAAAAACATCGACTGGGACTCGGTGGGCAACGTGTATCGTGCCAAGCTGGCGCCTGGCATGAGCGCCGGCGAGCTCTTCGACCTGTGCGGCGACATGCTCAAGGAGCTCAAAGACGGGCACACCAATCTCATCTCGGGCAGCGACGTGTCGCGCTACTGGATATGGGAGCAGTATCCCGTGAACTACGACCGCCGCGTCATCGACGAGCACTATCTCAACTTCGACTACCGCAACGTGAGCGGCATCAAGTACCAGATCTTGAGCAATAACCTGGGCTATATGTACTATGGTAGCTTTGAAAACAAGATAGGCGACGGCAACCTCGACGCCATACTGAGCTACCTTGCCAGCAGCGACGGGCTCATCATCGACGTGCGCAACAACGGCGGCGGCTATCTCACCAACGTCGAGACCCTCGTCAAGCGCTTCATCACCGGCAAGACCATGGTGGGCAGCCTCAGCCACAAGACCGGCCCCGGGCACGACGACTTTTCCAAGCCCTACGACTACTACTTCACCCCCGATGCCGGCCGCGTGCACTACAGCAAGCCCGTGGTGGTGCTGTGCAACCGTGCCAGTTTCTCGGCGGCCAACAATTTTGTCTCGATCATGAAGCACCTGCCTGGCGTCACCATCGTGGGCGACACCACCGGTGGCGGATGCGGTTTGCCCTTCACTGCCGACCTGCCCTGTGGCTGGAGCGTGCGATTCTCGGCGGCACAGATACGCGATGCCAGCGGCGAGCTCACCGAGTTTGGCGTCGCCCCCGACTGCGAGGTCAACATCACCGATGCCGACAAGCAGGCCGGCCGCGACACCATCCTCGACACCGCCATGGCCATCCTGGCCGCTCAGCACTGA
- a CDS encoding DUF3316 domain-containing protein yields the protein MRAMRSLATIRLAAAALVLAASAALPAHGHEQECDTSTQVLRPVVSMFTLDVGHASLLNTYMTPIAYHGQNVRLGYEHFQATGFAPLRWTRQLEVGVDYDHTRNPAGNHTMHSLMLEGRWSMMRRWYNPGGLRGTQLMIGPMTQLRGGAIYNGNNSNNVATAKIHWAVGFNAMAVWNTRLLGRRLSLRYEGSLPVAGVFFSPDYDEAYYEIYEGNHRGLVHLGWWGNRFDFTHALTADWRLGGTTLRLGYRGRIETSWVNHINTHIFTHALVIGIGGELLSLRHGKKPRGAVVSPQY from the coding sequence ATGAGGGCAATGAGAAGCCTCGCGACAATTAGGCTGGCGGCTGCAGCCCTTGTGCTTGCTGCGAGTGCTGCCTTGCCCGCTCATGGCCATGAGCAGGAGTGCGACACTTCTACCCAGGTGCTGCGCCCGGTGGTGAGCATGTTCACCCTCGACGTGGGCCATGCCTCGCTGCTCAACACCTACATGACCCCCATTGCCTATCATGGGCAGAACGTGCGCCTGGGCTACGAGCACTTCCAGGCCACCGGTTTTGCCCCCCTGCGGTGGACGCGCCAGCTCGAGGTGGGCGTCGACTACGACCACACGCGCAACCCGGCGGGCAACCACACCATGCACTCGCTTATGCTCGAGGGCCGCTGGTCGATGATGCGGCGCTGGTACAATCCTGGCGGCCTGCGCGGCACCCAACTCATGATAGGCCCCATGACTCAGCTGCGTGGCGGTGCCATCTACAACGGCAACAACAGCAACAACGTGGCTACGGCCAAGATACACTGGGCTGTGGGCTTCAATGCCATGGCCGTGTGGAACACGCGCCTGCTGGGCCGCCGGCTCAGTCTGCGCTACGAGGGCTCGCTGCCCGTGGCGGGGGTCTTCTTCTCGCCCGACTACGACGAGGCCTACTATGAAATATATGAGGGCAACCACCGCGGCCTGGTGCACCTTGGGTGGTGGGGCAACCGCTTCGACTTCACCCATGCCCTCACAGCCGACTGGCGGCTGGGCGGCACCACCCTGCGCCTGGGCTACCGCGGCCGCATCGAGACCTCGTGGGTGAACCACATCAACACCCACATCTTCACTCATGCCCTGGTCATAGGCATAGGGGGCGAGCTGCTCAGCTTGCGCCACGGCAAGAAACCTCGAGGCGCAGTGGTGTCGCCACAGTACTAA
- a CDS encoding DNA gyrase/topoisomerase IV subunit A, whose product MKDNEQDPDELTQGQDARPEGGGDAVQPSAHSTYQVPKDKKLQLSGMYENWFLDYASYVILERAVPHIEDGFKPVQRRIMHVMKESDNGHYNKVAGIVGDTMHYHPHGDASIYSALVQLGQKGLLIDTQGNWGNILTGDGAAAGRYIEARLSEFALDVVFDPKVTDWTLSYDGMNKEPITLPAKFPLLLAQGAEGIAVGLSCKILPHNFNEIIDAAVAYLKGEEFHLYPDFPTGGYVDVSNYKDGERGGTVRVRTKIEKIDSKTLLVKDVPYGKTTDVLIKSMTKANEKGKIKIKKIDDNTASTAEIIVTLMPGTSSDNAIDALYAFTDCETSISPCCCVIKDEKPQFLTVSDLLRFSVDRTKDILEKELKYQRHDSEESLFFASLEKIFIEERIYKDRPFEQSKDLDAAVAHIDKRLDPFKPHFYREVTRDDILKLLEIKMGRILKFNSDKANNYIAMLNDRIADIDNKLAHLVDYTIEWYTNLKKKYGAQHPRRTIVRDFDTIVASKVAVANEKLYINRADGFLGTGLKKDEYICNCSDIDDIIIFYKDGKYKVIKVSDKVYVGKNVLYVNVFNRNDKRTIYNVLYQDGRGGIVYMKRFAVTGVTRDKEYDVTMGKPGSKILWFTANPNGEAEVLRVTLKPKFRLKVLQFDVDLSKLAIKGKTARGNIVTKNEVHRISLKEHGISTLGDREVWFDPDILRLNYEGHGYSLGKFSGEDRVLVVMRNGDFYTTTSDENNHYEEGILRIEKYDEGKVWTAIVDDADQGYYYIKRFTLDDNAKKQSMTGGNPDSRLLLLSDARYPRFEVKFGGGDAFRDSLVIDADEYIGVKSFKAKGKRVSNYAIDTVTELEPRPVPEQDAPATDIAPVEGLVDTDDSATDVIDQREVRDRLTGQTRLFDDSNNEGNEKPRDN is encoded by the coding sequence ATGAAAGATAACGAACAAGATCCCGATGAGTTGACCCAGGGACAAGACGCCAGGCCTGAAGGGGGCGGCGATGCTGTGCAGCCCAGCGCACACTCGACCTATCAGGTACCCAAAGACAAGAAATTGCAGCTCTCGGGCATGTATGAGAACTGGTTTCTCGACTATGCCAGCTACGTGATCCTGGAGCGTGCCGTGCCGCACATCGAGGACGGCTTCAAGCCGGTGCAGCGTCGCATCATGCACGTGATGAAGGAGAGTGACAACGGCCACTACAACAAGGTGGCCGGCATTGTGGGCGACACGATGCACTATCACCCGCACGGCGATGCCTCGATCTACTCGGCGCTTGTGCAGCTGGGTCAGAAAGGCCTGCTCATCGACACGCAAGGTAACTGGGGCAACATTCTCACGGGCGACGGTGCTGCTGCCGGACGTTATATCGAGGCGCGGCTCTCTGAGTTTGCGCTCGACGTGGTTTTTGACCCTAAGGTGACCGACTGGACGCTGAGCTACGATGGCATGAACAAGGAGCCCATCACGTTGCCGGCCAAGTTTCCGCTGTTGCTGGCTCAGGGTGCCGAGGGTATTGCCGTGGGATTGTCGTGCAAGATACTGCCTCACAACTTCAACGAGATTATCGACGCTGCTGTGGCTTATCTCAAGGGCGAGGAGTTTCACCTTTACCCCGATTTCCCTACAGGCGGCTATGTCGATGTGAGCAATTACAAGGACGGTGAACGCGGCGGCACAGTGAGGGTGCGCACCAAAATTGAGAAAATCGACAGCAAGACACTTCTGGTCAAGGATGTGCCTTACGGCAAAACCACCGATGTGCTCATCAAGTCGATGACCAAAGCCAACGAGAAGGGTAAGATTAAGATTAAGAAGATCGACGACAATACAGCCTCGACTGCCGAGATCATTGTGACCTTGATGCCAGGCACCTCGAGCGACAATGCCATCGACGCCTTGTATGCCTTCACCGACTGCGAGACGAGCATATCGCCATGCTGCTGTGTGATCAAAGACGAGAAACCGCAGTTCCTGACCGTAAGCGACCTGTTGCGATTCAGCGTGGACCGCACCAAGGACATCCTGGAGAAGGAACTCAAGTATCAGCGCCACGACAGCGAGGAGTCGCTCTTCTTTGCCTCGCTTGAGAAAATCTTCATCGAGGAGCGCATCTACAAGGACCGCCCCTTTGAGCAGTCGAAGGACCTGGATGCCGCAGTGGCCCACATCGACAAGCGGCTCGATCCGTTCAAGCCCCATTTCTACCGCGAGGTGACGCGCGACGACATCTTGAAGCTGCTTGAGATAAAGATGGGCCGCATCCTGAAGTTCAACAGCGACAAGGCCAACAACTATATCGCGATGCTCAACGACCGCATTGCCGATATCGACAACAAGCTGGCCCACCTGGTCGACTACACTATCGAGTGGTATACCAACCTGAAAAAGAAATACGGCGCTCAGCACCCGCGTCGCACCATCGTGCGCGACTTCGACACCATTGTGGCCTCGAAGGTGGCTGTGGCCAACGAGAAGCTCTACATCAACCGTGCCGACGGTTTCCTGGGCACCGGGCTCAAGAAGGATGAGTACATATGCAACTGCAGCGACATCGACGACATCATCATCTTCTACAAAGACGGCAAGTACAAGGTCATCAAGGTGAGCGACAAGGTGTATGTGGGCAAGAATGTGCTCTATGTGAACGTGTTCAATCGCAACGACAAGCGCACCATCTACAACGTGCTCTACCAGGACGGCCGCGGCGGCATCGTCTACATGAAGCGCTTTGCGGTGACGGGCGTCACGCGCGACAAGGAGTATGACGTGACGATGGGCAAGCCAGGCAGCAAGATACTGTGGTTCACTGCCAACCCCAACGGCGAGGCCGAGGTGCTGCGTGTCACGCTCAAGCCCAAGTTCCGGCTCAAGGTGCTGCAATTTGACGTCGACCTGTCGAAGCTCGCCATCAAGGGCAAGACGGCCCGCGGCAACATAGTGACCAAGAACGAGGTGCACCGCATCTCGCTCAAGGAGCATGGCATCTCCACACTGGGCGACCGCGAGGTGTGGTTTGATCCCGATATTCTGCGTCTCAACTATGAGGGTCACGGCTACTCGCTGGGCAAGTTCAGCGGCGAGGACCGCGTGCTTGTGGTGATGCGCAACGGCGACTTCTACACCACCACCAGCGACGAGAACAACCACTACGAGGAGGGCATATTGCGCATCGAGAAATACGACGAGGGCAAGGTGTGGACGGCCATTGTTGATGATGCCGACCAGGGCTACTACTACATCAAGCGCTTCACGCTCGACGACAACGCCAAGAAGCAAAGCATGACAGGCGGCAACCCCGACTCGCGCCTGCTGCTGCTCAGCGACGCGCGCTATCCGCGCTTTGAGGTGAAGTTTGGCGGCGGCGATGCTTTCCGCGACAGCCTCGTGATCGATGCCGACGAGTATATAGGCGTGAAGAGCTTCAAGGCCAAGGGCAAGCGTGTGAGCAACTACGCCATCGACACTGTGACCGAGCTTGAGCCCCGCCCAGTGCCCGAGCAGGATGCTCCCGCAACCGACATCGCCCCGGTTGAAGGCCTTGTCGATACCGATGATTCAGCCACCGATGTGATTGACCAGCGAGAGGTGCGCGACCGGCTCACGGGCCAGACCCGCCTCTTCGACGACAGCAACAATGAGGGCAATGAGAAGCCTCGCGACAATTAG